ACTACACGACGAGGATGGGGATCTTCATAGTACTAAGATAAGATGTGGTATATTCAGTATTAGATTGACTTTTATTATATGGCAGAGGAAGTATTATACTTCATCCATTTTTTAagtatgacgtcgttgattttttttagatactttgattattcgtcttattaaaaatatatttattttattatgatttgatttatcatcaaatatttttggaaaaagtatgaattaccccctgaactattatggttgaccgaattacccccatgAACCTGAAAACCAGACATTGCTCATCCTGAACTTTTAATATTAGACGAATTACCCCTCCCCCCGACACTATTCTAAGCGATTTTGGCTTGTGCTTGCACACGTGGCGCTAACGTGGCAATCCAATCAGCAAAAATACTCCTTGAGCCCACTTGTCATatctcttccctctctctcctaagcgtcctctctctctcgaacAGGCGGCTGCGGACGGGCTCGGGCACGCGGCTGTggacgggcggtggcggcgtcacGTGGGGACGCGCGGTGGATGGTGGCGCGGGGGAGGCgtcagcggcgagcggcgccctcTCGAGCTCGGCGTCAACGTCGACAAGGCTTGTGTAGGGGACGGCAGCAGAGCgcgggaggacgcggcggcaaCACCCTCTCGAGCTCCGCGTCAACGGCGCCGTGTCCACCCCCAATGACTGCGGCTGCGTTTGCACCACGGCGTGAGCATCAACGACTCCAAGTCGTCGAACTCCATCCCCTCGAACGGGTCGACACCGTCGTAGATGCCGGCCCGCGCTACTGCCGCCGCCGATCCCGCCGAGCCGTTCCTGGTGAGGtcagcctcctccccctcctcctcgctcACCCAGCCGCGCCCGCAGCCGGCGTCGCTTGcccagccgctgctgccgccgcagccgcctccgctcGCCGAGCCACccccacagccgccgccgctcacccaATCGCCCCCgcagctgccgccgctcgcccagcCACGCTCGCCGCTGGCGCCGCTCGCCCAGTcgcctccgctcgccgccgagccatgccctcagcggccgccgcagccgcctccgctcGCCAAGCCATGctctcagccgccgccgcgccctgccTTGCTCGCCGAGAAGGCGAGAACACcctagagggagggagagagaggggaagaggagaaagaagatGGGAGAGAGTATAGATgactggtggggcccaccgttaaaaaaaagaaaatgctgactggagtgccacgcgtacgccacgttgAACAAAACCGccctggattgggtcgaggggggtaattcgtccggcattgaaagtttagggtgaacgatgtctggttttcgggtttaggggTTAATTCAGTCGACTGCgatagtttagggggtaattcgtatatTTTCCaatgttttttaagcatgatttaaatattttatatttacacaaaaatttgAGTAAGGTGAATGGTTAAATGTTAATAATAAAGTCAATGGCGTTATACATTAGAAAGCggtgaaaatatttgttttaagGTTTTCACATTTTTAGGTTGGTTACAAAACAGTACACGAACATGGTCGCTGCCAATTTGTTGATTTGAGGCTGATAGCCTCAGGCCCTAAGTTCTCCAAAACTTTtcccaaaaatatcacatcaaatctttgaacatatatatggagcattaaatatagatgaaaaaactaattgcacagtttacacgtaaatcacgagacgaatcttttgaacctaattaggccatgattagccataagtgctacagtaacccacatgtactaaCGACGGctaaattaggctcaaaagattcgtgtcgtggtttctaggcgagttatgaaattaatttttttcattcgtgtccgaaaatctCTTCCGATATCcgatcaaacgtccgatgtgacacccaaaaattttcatttcaccagctaaggccttgtttagttaccgaatttttttcccaaaaacgtcacatcaaatctttggacacatgcatggagtattaaatatagataaaataaaaaaaactaattgcacaatttgcatggaaatcacgagacgaatcttttgagcttaattagtccataattagccataagtgctacagtaacccacatgtgctaatgacgaattaattaggcttaataaattcgtctcgctgtTTCCAGGCGAGTCATGAAATTAGTATTTtaattcgtgtccgaaaacctcttccgacatccggtcaaacatccgatgtaacacccaatttttttttcgcaaACTGAAAAAAAGGCCTAAACAGGCCCTCAAATGAATCAACGAGAAGGCGAGAAGGCAACGTGCATTCAAGAATAGTAGTGTGAAGGCAACGCGAGTGTTTTACCCCTATGCTGTTAAGAAATTAAGAAAGTTGCTGCTTACCTGTGTGCCATAAAAAAATTTGGAGTTACTTGTATGCCATGAGCCCAACTTTCGTTGACCCGTGTGccattttggatggatggagacATAATAGATGTGTTAGGGGCTGTGTAAAGACAGCTTTGGCCTTGTATACAATAATgggtttaaaaaaatcaaaaaagtgaaaaataatttagaaaaggcgttaaaaatcaaaaaatggaaaataatttttttaaaaggtaaaaatcagaaaaagtgagaataaattttaaaattttttaaaaatccaggaaaaattaggaaaatgtgggaaaaattaggaaaatgtgggaaaaaaatagaaaatggtggaaaaaaaggaaaaatcagaaataaaatttaaaaaaaggaaaaaacaggtGCATGAACATTACATACTGACAAATAACGACATATCACATAGACAAAACAAATGCATAACCATTGCACCATAGCAACAAGTGCATATCAAACCATACAAGTGCATATCAAACCATACATGACCGTTCATCCATAGTAACAAGTTCATATCAAACTAACAAGTTTATAGCAACAAGTTCACTAGTTTTCATCACACTAAGTCCACACATAAAAAGTACTAGTTCACTAGTTTTCATCACACCAAACCATATATGTCTTAAATTACATCAAAAGTAGTAGTTCCTCCACATAATTTATTCAAGCTGAAGTTTCTTCTTGCTTCTAGTATTAGAAGCTAGGCTGGATGGGTTGGCCACTTTAATTGGAGCCCTCCTTGGTGTACACTTCTTGACGGCTTACTTCTTCCTTAGTGTGTCCACTGTCTGTGGAGAGACTTCATAGGATGCAATGTCAATATACAAGCATTCATCATCAACACCCACATGCTCATTGGATGGGTTTGGGTTAGCAAGGGATTCACTATCTGCAGATTTAGTATGCTTTAGTTCAACTGATTGCCCACTCCCACTCCCAATTTCCCACTATGAAATGTCAGGAGGCTCACTGTCCAATCCGGCGTCCATCCTACAGATGAACAATCCCCCACTGTGAAATGTCAGTGATGAATGGACATGAAAGAATAGAGGTTTTACTTCGCTGCTTCCACGGGCTGCTTGGAGGCGAGGTGGGCACGGGAGGCGACCTGGAGGCAGGGTGCGCCGGCCTAAAGGCGAGGTCACAGGAGCTCGCTGGCCAGGGCGCGCGGCGACCTGGAGCCGCACTGGAGCCGGCTTGGAGGCAGGGGGGCGACGGGCCGACGGGGCGAGGGCGCAGGGCCGCGCCAGCctgggcgcggcgcggcgacggggcgCGCTGGCCTGGACGCGCCGCGACGGGGCGTGCCGGCCTGGGGCGACGGGGCGACGGGCCGACGGGGCGCCGACgaggctaggcggcggcggggtcggcggcgacggctccggCGAGGCCAGGCGGCGGCGTCTAGGGTTAGGGTGCGGCTGGCGTGCGGCAAAAATAGGGAGAGAGCAGGAGAGGAGAGAGTGAGAGTATAGAGCTGAAAATAGAGCAGAGGCAAATTAGTCATTTTGATACAtgggttccacatgtcagaGATATGGAACCGTTAAGTTCTAACAAAAGTTGGACGGAATAGCACATGGGTCAACGAAAGTTAGGCTCATAGTATATAGGTGACTCCAAACTTTGCTGTGGCACACGGGTAAGCAGTGACTTTCTTAATGCCACAGGGTAAAAGACTTAGGCAACGCGTCCGTCCGGCTCCCCTCCCCGAGGAATCTCCATTTCCATTCTCCACTCCCCGCCATGGGCATCACCACCAGAGCtcgagggaagaggaggaaacTGCAGGGACACcagaccccgccgccgccgccgccgtgcggcgcCGCCCAGATCAGCCTCCTCCCCGACGACGCCCTCCGCGAGATCGTCACCCGCCTCCCATCCAACGACGCCGCTCGCACGCAGCTGCTCTCCTCCCGGTGGCGCCACCTCTGGCGCTCCGCTCCGCTCAACCTCGACCTGCGCGACGCCGGCGACATCTCCCGCGTCCTCGCCACCCACCCTGGCCCCGCCCGCCGCTTCGCCGTCCCGGACCTCGGCTCGTCTTTCCCCAACAGACGCGCCACCTTGGACGCCtggttcgccgcccccgccctCGACAACCTCCAGGAGCTCGAGCTCATGGGATCCTATCGCCCTctcccgccgtccgccgcccgtcTCTTCCCCACCCTTCGCGTCGCCGTCTTCTCCCGGTGCTCCTTCCCCGacgatcccgccgccgccgcattttGTTTCCCCCGCCTCGAGCAGCTAACCCTCGAGTACGTCGCCGTCTCGGAGGCCACCCTGCACGGCGTGCTCGCCGGGTGCGCCGCTCTGGATTGCTTGCTGTTGCGCGGcgtgcgcggctgcaggcgtcTGTCGATCAGCTCGCCCACGATTCGAGTCGTCGGTGTTTGTGTCACTCGCGCGTTGAAGGAACTGATCGTTGAAGACGCGCCTCGTCTTGAAAGATTGTTGATGCCTGAAGTCTGGCAACTCCTGCGGGTCTCGGTAATTTCAGCACCCAAACTGGAGGCATTGGGATGGCTTTCCAATCACTGCACACTTGAGATTGGCACCATTGCAATTAAGGTATATGTCTGCAACCTTATTTCTTCACACATTCAGTAGACTTACAAGTACCTTTGGGGAGTTTCAGTAGACTTACCATGCTCCTGTGTTCAGTGCTCCATTGGGGAATTTCACTTTGATAGCTTGACAACGGTGGCACGCGGTGTGAAGGTGTTAGCTCTCGATATTGATAATCTTAGTCTGGATATGGCTATTGACTTCATGAGATGCTTTCCCTCCTTGGAGAAGTTGTATATCAGGGTAATTAGTCTTCATCTTGTGGACTCTCTAGTTCACTTATTTTACGTTCCTTTTTAATGATATCCAAGGATGAGCCTCGTTTTCGTCTTGCAGAAATTTAGTCACAAGTGCAACAATGTATGGCGCCAAAAGATGCGCCATAAGATGCTAGATCCTATTGAGTGCCTTGACCTCAATCTGAAGAAAGTAGAAGTGTCAGGATATTGCGGCAATAAGTCCCATATTGACTTTGCCATGTTCTTTGTATTGAATGGGAGAGTGTTGGAGCTAATGAGGCTTGAGTGTGGAACCAGGCGAAACGACAGAAAGTGGATTGAAAATCAAAAAATGTGTCTCAAGCTGGATAATATGGTTTCTAAAGATGCTGAGTTCCATTTCACTCGTCGTACTAGTTGGAACTATTTTACAAATGTCAGGCGTGCCCATGAGCTGTTGATAGCTGATCCATTTTGCACTTAAATGATGAACCCGGGCTTATTGTCTTTATAGGATTTGTCTAGTTTTGGGCACTCATCAGTTTCAAGAAATTGCTCGTTCTTGTTGTTTTGCTACAGTATGAATGGCTTATCAACATGGGGACGTAATAGCTAGGGAGGATAGCTCCATGCCTCCATGTAATCAGCTGCAGCCTTTAACAGAGAATGAGAGACCATGTCTGACGCatcatatatatgtaataaCATTGCTCTTCAATATAAACATCTGTCAGCCTTCTTGTAACAGATAAAATCTGTGCCCAATTTCATCATCTTATGTAAAATGTTGTTTGATACATCTTCATTGGTCTACACAACACTAACATATCAGTGTGATGCTTAGGTGCTATACATATTAAGATTAGTATGTTTTGAGAATAGCCAACTGCAAAATGTCTTGGAAGTTCCTTGATTTTACATTTGGTGATCATGTAGAATAAACAGCAAAATTTCTTGATCAGGCCTTTTAAGTGCTTTTAGCATTGTGTATGCTTCTGTTTCACTAAAGAAAATGTTTTATAGTTACAACAACTGATTCTAGAGAACAATCGCATCAAGAGTGAACAACCTAGCTAAATGTCCAATATGGTATTTTGCCTATAGTTGCATTCATGACCTCATCAAGATAATTGTTTTGACATAATTTAGATAATGTTTTGTAATCAGAAATTGCATCGCTTCATAGCAGAAGAAAAGTCAGGTCTGAACTATTGGACTTGTTTGAGATGTTTATAGGACTCGAGACTTCTAGTGTGAAATAGAAGCCATGGGTATGCTCTTGTGACTTGTCTACCTAGCTCTTGATTAATTAAGAACAACAAGTACTCGTAGTAAGCATTTTGGAAGGTATTCTTTTTTTGAAACGAGTCCAGCCTTGGTTGGCTTTATATTAAAGTAGGAGGGAAAATTGGACATGTATGGCCCCAGGAGACCGGTAAGGAAAAAAGAGAACTAAAAAGGGGCTGTGGAATCCCTTATAGGCGTAAACTGTACTTCACAGCAACTAGCAGAAGAAGTTTCATAATCCTAGTCTCCTGGCATGATCCTCCAGGCAGAGCTAGCCTCTCCTTCCCTTGAACTCAGCTTACCATGGGAGCAACTCATCTTGCTAGATTGGGCACTAGTTCCTGCTCATTGATATCACCCTTTGCCCAGTTGGATTTGCTAAAGTCTCGTGCATGATTCCTTTTCTGTCAGTTGGATTTGGTAATGTTTAGATAACCTGAACATTAAGGAGCCTGCTGATGCTAAATTGCTAATAGTACTAACAGTGTTCGATAACACAGCTGTAATGCCTCAATTTTATCTTTCAATTGAACTAGTGAGTCTGGCCTCTTTTGTCTGAGATTGCTCAGCTTCTTCAGATAATGTAAGCTTGTTTCTGCCTACTATCTTACCTTCAATTTGCTTCTATAATTGTTTAATTGTTGATTATAATTCAGTTTGGAAAGGATGAGGAAATTAAATTTGGTGAAATTCACTTGACACAAGTGTTACTGGCAATGTACAGATGATGGGACAACAGTCATCATCTGGCTAGGATTGACAGAACTGCTATGCATATATGATACAAGATGGAGCACTTCTGCTGGATATAACACATCTTACAGGAGTTGGCTTGTACACAGGAAACCAATTACGTATACAAAATGGTGACATGATCTAATGTTGTAATATTTTTTACTCCAGTTTGTGGTCAGTCAGTTTTGCGAATAATGCTCACTTCACTTGGGAGGTTTTACATTTGACAGTGATGGTAAGTGGTCGTTGCTCCTGGAGCAGAggacgtggaggttgaagcagGGATTGGTGGGAGTGTGGCGGCTTGAACAAGAGCAGCAGAGGTTCTCCCTAACATTGATTCTGTTGTTTTTGTTGCTCGATGCAACTGTTGAATTTTCTCCTTTGTGCACAGAGTTGATCGATGAGAAATTGTACTTCATTGAATTGAAATGTGGGGGAACTCAGCGTCAAAAAAAATGTGGGGGAACTCAAAGTCTAGCGAGGACGAGTTTGGGCTATCATTGCTTTTAAGCTGATATATCCTCTAGTACTATGATGTATGACTTGTTGATGGCATTGTGCGATCAGGTATCTGTTAACTTGAATGCATGGCCTAATGGGCTTGATTGAGGGTTTGGTGCTATCCTGTTGTGGTTCTGACCCAGGAACCCTAACCAAATTGGGGATGGCATGTTCTGTGGCGATAGAGGTTAGGCCAACTCATTGTCATGGGACTTTTTGTTGCCTTCATGAGAATACAGAAAAGGAGTAATCATGAATGCGTATATAATGGGCACTGCCACTGTAGTTCTGTGTGGCTGTGAGGTGGATTTTAAAAGGTAGTTTCacattatttttaatatgtagTTAACTAGTTATCCAACTGTGCCTTAGGATTTTACACAAATGTTTTGTGACATAGCAAAGGTTTCCAAGGTCTCAGCTTATCATGGGAGACTGGCCTTAATGGTTCTGGACTAGTTCCTTCTGACATATATTACCCTTAAGGCCTTATGTTGCATTGAAAGCATAGCCTTGATCGCGTACTGAGTTTTGGAAAACTATGACTGTAATTGGTGTGGCATGTTCTTCCTGAGATATTCAGTAAATAACTTTGCTTCCATCTACTTTCTTACCTCAGGTT
The window above is part of the Oryza sativa Japonica Group chromosome 7, ASM3414082v1 genome. Proteins encoded here:
- the LOC107276363 gene encoding putative FBD-associated F-box protein At5g56440 translates to MGITTRARGKRRKLQGHQTPPPPPPCGAAQISLLPDDALREIVTRLPSNDAARTQLLSSRWRHLWRSAPLNLDLRDAGDISRVLATHPGPARRFAVPDLGSSFPNRRATLDAWFAAPALDNLQELELMGSYRPLPPSAARLFPTLRVAVFSRCSFPDDPAAAAFCFPRLEQLTLEYVAVSEATLHGVLAGCAALDCLLLRGVRGCRRLSISSPTIRVVGVCVTRALKELIVEDAPRLERLLMPEVWQLLRVSVISAPKLEALGWLSNHCTLEIGTIAIKCSIGEFHFDSLTTVARGVKVLALDIDNLSLDMAIDFMRCFPSLEKLYIRKFSHKCNNVWRQKMRHKMLDPIECLDLNLKKVEVSGYCGNKSHIDFAMFFVLNGRVLELMRLECGTRRNDRKWIENQKMCLKLDNMVSKDAEFHFTRRTSWNYFTNVRRAHELLIADPFCT
- the LOC136357397 gene encoding uncharacterized protein — translated: MPARATAAADPAEPFLVRSASSPSSSLTQPRPQPASLAQPLLPPQPPPLAEPPPQPPPLTQSPPQLPPLAQPRSPLAPLAQSPPLAAEPCPQRPPQPPPLAKPCSQPPPRPALLAEKARTP